The Lentzea guizhouensis genome contains a region encoding:
- a CDS encoding MerR family transcriptional regulator, translating into MDERTELLTIGRLARRTGLPARTLRFWSNEGLIVPAGRSSGDYRLYDAASVARVELVRTLRELGLGLDDIRRVLDRQDTVAEIAAAHVTAIDAQIRALKVSRAVLSTVAKRRSTLEETALMNRLARLSTTERVQIIDDFKADVFGRLDIDPALRERVRDLRIDLPDDPTPDQVNAWVELAELLLDPDFRARLGTFLELTTSAPGQKAPPGARVWWARQVVNQVAQARQDGLHPDDAAAIELVSAMFRGDDLSAVLVSLEAGIDAGAERYRGLVSRVQGRNGAPNATEELRWLATALRLAVEGKTAGR; encoded by the coding sequence ATGGACGAACGCACCGAGCTGCTCACCATCGGCAGGCTCGCCCGCCGCACGGGCCTTCCAGCGCGCACCCTGCGCTTCTGGTCCAACGAGGGCCTCATCGTCCCGGCAGGCCGCTCGTCAGGCGACTACCGGCTCTACGACGCGGCGTCCGTGGCCCGCGTCGAGCTCGTCCGCACGCTGCGTGAGCTGGGCCTCGGCCTCGACGACATCCGCCGCGTGCTCGACCGCCAGGACACGGTCGCCGAGATCGCCGCGGCACACGTGACGGCGATCGACGCGCAGATCCGCGCCCTGAAGGTGAGCCGGGCCGTTCTGTCCACCGTGGCGAAACGACGATCCACCCTCGAGGAGACCGCACTGATGAACCGCTTGGCACGACTCTCCACCACCGAACGCGTGCAGATCATCGACGACTTCAAGGCCGACGTGTTCGGCCGCCTCGACATCGACCCGGCGTTGCGCGAACGGGTCCGCGACCTCCGCATCGACCTGCCCGACGATCCCACGCCCGACCAGGTGAACGCCTGGGTCGAGCTGGCAGAGCTCCTGCTGGACCCGGACTTCCGCGCTCGGCTGGGAACGTTCCTCGAGCTCACCACTTCCGCACCGGGGCAGAAGGCACCGCCCGGCGCACGCGTCTGGTGGGCCCGGCAGGTGGTCAACCAGGTGGCGCAGGCCCGGCAGGACGGGCTCCACCCCGACGATGCCGCAGCGATCGAGCTGGTCTCCGCCATGTTCCGCGGTGATGACCTGAGCGCGGTGCTGGTTTCGCTGGAAGCGGGGATCGACGCTGGCGCGGAACGGTATCGCGGCCTGGTCAGTCGTGTGCAGGGGCGGAATGGGGCGCCGAACGCCACCGAGGAACTGCGGTGGCTGGCCACCGCTCTGCGCCTTGCCGTCGAGGGCAAGACCGCAGGGCGTTGA
- a CDS encoding LacI family DNA-binding transcriptional regulator: protein MAEPPAGRAAPRSGPVTIADVAVAAGVSKQTVSNVMNYPEKVRPQTRERVQRAVADLGFQPNRAARALRSSSAGMIACRIEPVSSHSLAHLHDRFLHALAEAGQAVGRHLMLFAVDDAESEVATCVRLVRSGSVEGVVLYNVVPDDPRPAVLLDAGVPFVCFGRFSGSADATGWVDVDNAAGVAAVVEHLVACGHRRIGFLGFPEGHRVGDDRAGGWVTAMDRHGLLTGDHRLDARGEDTWISGARMARTLLDRTGAPTALVAASDTLAAGALQAARDLGLVPGDDVAVVGYDDTPSAEVLDLSSVRQPIPEIGRRIVESLCPPDGTPLPVAALLAPELVVRGSSRRRA from the coding sequence GTGGCGGAACCGCCCGCCGGTCGGGCCGCACCGCGGTCCGGCCCGGTGACGATCGCCGACGTCGCCGTGGCCGCCGGGGTGTCGAAGCAGACCGTCTCGAACGTCATGAACTACCCGGAGAAGGTACGCCCGCAGACCCGGGAACGCGTTCAGCGCGCCGTCGCAGACCTCGGGTTCCAGCCGAACCGGGCGGCGCGGGCGTTGCGGTCCAGCTCCGCCGGCATGATCGCGTGCCGCATCGAGCCCGTCTCCTCGCATTCGCTCGCCCACCTGCACGACCGGTTCCTGCACGCGCTCGCCGAGGCGGGACAGGCAGTCGGCAGGCACCTGATGCTGTTCGCGGTGGATGACGCGGAGAGCGAGGTCGCCACCTGCGTGCGACTGGTGCGCAGCGGGTCGGTCGAGGGTGTCGTGCTGTACAACGTGGTGCCCGACGACCCGCGGCCGGCCGTGCTGCTGGACGCCGGGGTGCCGTTCGTGTGCTTCGGCCGGTTCTCCGGCTCCGCCGACGCGACCGGCTGGGTCGACGTCGACAACGCGGCGGGTGTCGCTGCCGTTGTCGAGCACCTGGTTGCGTGCGGGCACCGCAGGATCGGGTTCCTCGGTTTTCCGGAGGGCCACCGGGTCGGCGATGACCGCGCCGGCGGCTGGGTGACGGCGATGGACCGCCACGGACTGCTGACCGGCGACCACCGCCTCGACGCGCGCGGCGAGGACACGTGGATCAGCGGCGCGCGGATGGCTCGCACACTCCTCGACAGGACCGGTGCGCCGACCGCGCTCGTCGCGGCCTCCGACACCCTGGCCGCGGGTGCCCTGCAGGCCGCGCGTGATCTCGGGCTGGTTCCCGGGGACGACGTGGCCGTGGTGGGCTACGACGACACGCCGTCGGCCGAGGTCCTCGACCTGTCCAGCGTCCGCCAGCCGATCCCCGAGATCGGCCGGCGGATCGTGGAGTCCTTGTGCCCGCCGGACGGGACACCACTTCCCGTGGCCGCGCTGCTGGCACCGGAGCTCGTCGTGCGCGGTTCGTCCCGGCGTCGAGCCTGA
- a CDS encoding MbtH family protein codes for MTDVAYQVLINDEEQRSLWPLGKEVPQGWRSEGKEGSREECMEYVDGVWTDMRPRSLQEQMKADAVG; via the coding sequence GTGACCGACGTCGCTTACCAGGTGCTGATCAACGACGAGGAACAGCGGTCGCTGTGGCCGTTGGGCAAAGAGGTTCCGCAGGGGTGGCGCAGTGAGGGCAAGGAGGGGTCGCGGGAGGAGTGCATGGAGTACGTCGACGGCGTGTGGACCGACATGCGGCCCCGTAGCCTGCAGGAACAGATGAAGGCGGACGCGGTCGGCTGA
- a CDS encoding serine hydrolase domain-containing protein: MVEHLREVLERSALHNHVPGAQLVVWRDGDVWEFEFGEERHGTGWAVGRDSKVPIGSITKTFTATLLMVLVSDGDVELDEPVVEYLPELRQALGSNADVLTARHLLSHTGGLPSEVVAPPDGRVALAASVQDVVQPPGAGFSYSNTGYALIGRLIEVATGMTWAEAVKTILLKPLGIDLGFIAGQGSAVLPTASGHTVNHALRLMRPVEQELAPVEAPAGGLAASAADLVELAKMHLDPRHGGIDPGLVTPEHLAEMCRPVPGAEPFGLADGWGLGLAIFRGHGTGWLGHDGTADGTSCHLRLNSETGTIVALTANSSTGAALWRDLLPELRAAGIDLDESEATIDAEPRASIPRECTGTYVNGDTAFEVVVEGDELHLVVDDEPAARLAVHDGFVFSVTDLANGATGRPGRFLRDPRSGRIDRIQIGGRVAGRRHRERDVA; encoded by the coding sequence ATGGTGGAGCACTTACGCGAGGTGCTGGAACGGTCAGCACTCCACAACCACGTGCCCGGCGCACAGCTCGTCGTGTGGCGGGACGGTGACGTCTGGGAGTTCGAGTTCGGTGAGGAACGGCACGGCACCGGGTGGGCGGTGGGGCGGGACAGCAAGGTGCCCATCGGGTCCATCACCAAGACGTTCACGGCGACGCTGCTGATGGTCCTGGTGTCCGACGGCGACGTGGAGCTGGACGAGCCGGTGGTGGAGTACCTGCCTGAGCTGCGGCAGGCGCTGGGGAGCAACGCCGACGTGCTCACCGCCCGCCACCTGCTCAGCCACACCGGCGGACTGCCCTCGGAGGTCGTGGCCCCGCCCGACGGCCGGGTGGCGCTGGCGGCTTCCGTGCAGGACGTCGTGCAACCGCCGGGTGCGGGTTTTTCCTACTCCAACACGGGATACGCGCTCATCGGCCGCCTGATCGAGGTGGCGACCGGCATGACGTGGGCGGAGGCGGTCAAGACGATCCTGCTCAAGCCGCTCGGCATCGACCTCGGGTTCATCGCGGGCCAGGGGAGTGCCGTCCTGCCCACGGCCAGCGGCCACACGGTCAACCACGCGCTGCGCCTGATGCGTCCCGTCGAGCAGGAGCTGGCGCCGGTGGAGGCACCGGCCGGCGGTCTCGCCGCCAGTGCCGCCGATCTCGTCGAGCTGGCGAAGATGCACCTCGACCCCCGGCACGGCGGCATCGACCCCGGTCTGGTCACGCCGGAGCACCTCGCCGAGATGTGCCGTCCGGTGCCGGGAGCGGAACCGTTCGGGCTCGCGGACGGGTGGGGTCTGGGCCTCGCGATCTTCCGCGGTCACGGCACCGGCTGGCTCGGGCACGACGGCACCGCCGACGGCACGTCGTGTCACCTGCGCCTCAACTCCGAGACGGGCACGATCGTCGCGCTGACCGCGAACTCTTCCACCGGTGCGGCCCTGTGGCGTGACCTGCTGCCCGAGCTGCGCGCCGCGGGCATCGACCTCGACGAGAGCGAGGCGACGATCGACGCCGAGCCGAGGGCGTCCATCCCGCGCGAGTGCACCGGCACGTACGTCAACGGCGACACCGCGTTCGAGGTAGTGGTCGAAGGTGACGAGCTGCACCTGGTCGTCGACGACGAACCGGCCGCACGGCTGGCGGTCCACGACGGGTTCGTCTTCTCCGTGACGGACCTGGCCAACGGTGCGACCGGCCGTCCCGGGCGCTTCCTGCGCGATCCCCGCAGCGGCCGGATCGACCGGATCCAGATCGGCGGCAGGGTCGCGGGCCGGCGGCACCGCGAACGCGACGTGGCCTGA